A genomic region of Ensifer adhaerens contains the following coding sequences:
- a CDS encoding DUF1499 domain-containing protein: protein MMVRYERPYSYAAHWARRFARISFLLFALSLLAHRFGPLTTPHFLALVGLSGIFALLGVLLAVVGLARLWQVAAIGGLASAAALVYAAPALGFIGFGAVQYFTRPAIYDVSTDTVTPPPWLKVPQAEQSWLKRKDAVTPEDREAQILAYPGLTGRRYDGALDRVYQGVRTVIEQNRVGITEELGVENARADLEDLAVRPNAGADTTTEPENVPVPAARPELSLEGAIAGRRASDVVLQGEWRTLIAGFRFDVLIRLREEAETTFVDLRVASRYGPHDLGMGAAFADQFLRSLDAELLGIAGD from the coding sequence ATGATGGTCCGGTACGAGCGCCCATATTCCTATGCCGCCCACTGGGCGCGTCGCTTCGCCCGTATTTCCTTCTTGCTGTTCGCGCTCTCGCTGCTGGCGCACCGCTTCGGACCGCTGACGACACCGCACTTCCTGGCTCTTGTCGGTCTGTCGGGCATTTTCGCGCTGCTTGGCGTATTGCTTGCCGTCGTCGGGCTTGCGCGGCTCTGGCAGGTCGCTGCAATCGGTGGCCTCGCGTCCGCTGCGGCGCTTGTCTATGCGGCGCCGGCGCTCGGTTTCATTGGCTTCGGCGCCGTGCAGTATTTCACGCGCCCGGCGATCTACGATGTCAGCACCGATACGGTGACGCCGCCGCCCTGGCTCAAGGTGCCGCAGGCCGAGCAGAGCTGGCTGAAACGCAAGGATGCCGTGACGCCTGAGGACCGGGAAGCGCAGATCCTTGCCTATCCGGGGCTCACCGGCCGACGCTACGATGGCGCGCTCGACCGCGTTTACCAGGGTGTGCGCACCGTCATCGAACAGAATCGCGTCGGCATCACCGAAGAGCTTGGCGTCGAAAACGCCCGCGCCGATCTCGAAGATCTGGCCGTTCGGCCGAATGCCGGGGCAGACACGACCACCGAGCCGGAAAACGTGCCCGTGCCCGCGGCCCGGCCGGAACTGTCGCTCGAAGGGGCAATCGCGGGACGTCGCGCCAGCGACGTCGTTCTCCAGGGCGAGTGGCGCACGCTGATTGCCGGCTTCCGTTTCGATGTGTTGATCCGGCTGCGCGAAGAGGCCGAGACGACCTTCGTCGATTTGCGCGTCGCGTCCCGCTACGGGCCGCATGACCTCGGCATGGGCGCCGCCTTCGCCGACCAGTTCCTGCGGTCGCTCGATGCCGAGCTGCTCGGTATCGCCGGCGATTGA
- the ppdK gene encoding pyruvate, phosphate dikinase: protein MTKWVYTFGGGKAEGRAGDRERLGGKGANLAEMCNLGLPVPPGLTIVTDACNSFFDNDRQMPDGLRDQVREGISRMEEVTGRVFGDMTHPLLLSVRSGARASMPGMMDTVLNLGLNDQSVHALGHDAGDARFAWDSYRRFIQMYGDVVMGVDHDVFEEILEDEKARLGHEQDTELSAVEWQHVITRYKEAIEEALGEPFPQDPEVQLWGAIGAVFSSWMNPRAITYRHLHAIPAAWGTAVNVQAMVFGNLGNSSATGVAFTRNPSTGENELYGEFLVNAQGEDVVAGIRTPQNITEVARIASGSDKPSLEKLMPEAFAEFRSICDTLERHYRDMQDLEFTIERGTLWMLQTRSGKRTAKAALKIAVDMAEEGLISEQEAVARIDPASLDQLLHPTIDPHARRDIIGSGLPASPGAATGEIVFTSEEAVQADKEGRKVILVRVETSPEDIHGMHAAEGILTTRGGMTSHAAVVARGMGTPCVSGAGSIRVDLRNELLTAGGVTLRKGDIITIDGSSGQVLKGSIAMLQPELSGDFGKIMAWADATRRMTVRTNAETPADARAARSFGAEGIGLCRTEHMFFEDDRINVMREMILADDEAGRRLALAKLLPMQRSDFAELFSIMHGLPVTIRLLDPPLHEFLPKTDEEIADVAGALSLDPSELRQRVDELHEFNPMLGHRGCRLAISYPEIAEMQARAIFEAAVEAARETGAAVVPEIMVPLVGLRAELDYVKERIDMVAKDVIGEAGIGIDYLVGTMIELPRAALRAGVIAEAADFFSFGTNDLTQTTFGISRDDASQFLATYQQKGIIEQDPFVSLDFDGVGELIQIAAERGRRTKNGLKLGICGEHGGDPASIRFCEDAGLDYVSCSPFRVPIARLAAAQAAINGKG, encoded by the coding sequence ATGACGAAATGGGTTTACACCTTCGGTGGGGGCAAGGCCGAGGGACGTGCAGGTGACCGTGAGCGGTTGGGAGGCAAGGGCGCCAATCTTGCCGAAATGTGCAACCTCGGCTTGCCGGTGCCGCCCGGCCTGACGATCGTCACCGATGCCTGTAATAGCTTCTTCGACAATGACAGGCAGATGCCGGACGGCCTGCGCGACCAGGTGCGCGAGGGGATCAGCCGGATGGAAGAGGTGACCGGGCGCGTCTTCGGCGATATGACCCATCCCTTGCTGCTCTCGGTTCGATCCGGCGCCCGCGCCTCGATGCCGGGCATGATGGATACGGTTCTGAACCTCGGCCTCAACGACCAGTCGGTGCATGCGCTCGGCCATGATGCCGGCGACGCGCGCTTTGCCTGGGACAGCTACCGCCGCTTCATCCAGATGTACGGCGATGTGGTCATGGGCGTTGACCACGATGTCTTCGAGGAAATTCTGGAAGACGAAAAGGCGCGGCTTGGCCACGAGCAGGACACGGAGCTTTCCGCGGTCGAGTGGCAGCATGTCATCACCCGTTATAAGGAAGCGATCGAGGAGGCGCTCGGCGAACCCTTCCCGCAGGATCCGGAAGTGCAGCTTTGGGGGGCGATCGGCGCTGTGTTCTCGAGCTGGATGAATCCCCGCGCGATTACCTACCGCCACCTGCATGCTATCCCTGCTGCCTGGGGCACGGCGGTCAACGTTCAGGCGATGGTCTTCGGCAATCTCGGCAATTCGTCGGCGACCGGCGTCGCCTTCACCCGCAATCCCTCGACCGGCGAGAACGAGCTTTACGGCGAGTTCCTGGTCAACGCCCAGGGCGAAGACGTCGTTGCCGGCATCCGCACGCCGCAGAACATCACTGAAGTGGCACGCATCGCCTCCGGCTCCGACAAGCCGTCGCTTGAAAAGCTGATGCCCGAGGCTTTCGCCGAGTTCCGCTCGATCTGCGATACGCTGGAGCGGCACTATCGCGATATGCAGGATCTGGAATTCACCATCGAGCGCGGCACGCTCTGGATGCTACAGACCCGCTCGGGCAAGCGCACCGCCAAGGCGGCACTGAAGATCGCCGTCGACATGGCGGAAGAGGGGCTGATCTCCGAGCAGGAGGCCGTCGCCCGTATCGATCCCGCCTCGCTCGATCAGTTGCTACACCCGACGATCGATCCGCATGCGCGCCGCGACATCATTGGCTCCGGCCTGCCGGCTTCGCCGGGTGCGGCCACCGGCGAAATCGTCTTCACCTCCGAAGAGGCGGTGCAAGCCGACAAGGAAGGCCGCAAGGTCATCCTGGTGCGCGTCGAGACCAGCCCGGAAGACATCCACGGCATGCATGCGGCCGAAGGTATCCTGACGACCCGCGGCGGCATGACCAGCCACGCGGCTGTCGTTGCCCGCGGCATGGGCACCCCTTGCGTTTCGGGTGCCGGCAGCATCCGCGTGGATCTGCGCAACGAACTGCTGACCGCCGGCGGCGTGACGCTGCGAAAGGGCGACATCATCACCATCGACGGGTCGTCCGGCCAGGTGCTGAAGGGCTCGATCGCCATGCTGCAGCCGGAGCTCTCCGGTGACTTCGGCAAGATTATGGCCTGGGCGGATGCAACCCGCCGCATGACGGTCAGGACGAACGCCGAGACCCCGGCGGACGCGCGTGCCGCGCGTTCCTTCGGCGCCGAGGGCATCGGCCTCTGCCGCACCGAGCACATGTTCTTCGAGGACGACCGCATCAACGTCATGCGCGAGATGATTCTTGCCGACGACGAGGCCGGCCGCCGTCTGGCGCTCGCCAAGCTGCTGCCGATGCAGCGCTCGGATTTCGCCGAATTGTTCTCGATTATGCACGGGCTGCCGGTGACGATCCGCCTGCTCGACCCGCCGCTGCACGAGTTCCTGCCGAAGACCGACGAGGAGATCGCCGATGTCGCCGGCGCGCTCTCGCTCGACCCGTCGGAACTGCGCCAGCGCGTCGACGAATTGCACGAGTTCAACCCGATGCTCGGTCATCGTGGCTGCCGTCTGGCGATTTCCTATCCCGAGATCGCCGAGATGCAGGCACGCGCCATCTTCGAAGCCGCCGTCGAGGCTGCCCGCGAAACCGGTGCGGCCGTCGTTCCCGAAATCATGGTGCCGCTCGTAGGCCTTCGGGCAGAGCTCGATTACGTCAAGGAGCGTATCGACATGGTGGCCAAGGACGTGATTGGCGAGGCCGGTATCGGCATCGACTATCTCGTCGGCACGATGATCGAGTTGCCGCGCGCGGCTCTGCGCGCCGGCGTGATCGCCGAAGCGGCCGACTTCTTCTCCTTCGGCACCAACGACCTGACGCAGACGACCTTCGGCATCTCGCGTGACGACGCCTCGCAGTTCCTGGCGACCTACCAGCAGAAGGGCATCATCGAGCAGGACCCCTTCGTCTCGCTCGATTTCGATGGCGTCGGCGAGCTGATCCAGATCGCCGCCGAGCGCGGAAGGCGGACAAAAAACGGTCTCAAGCTCGGCATATGCGGCGAGCATGGCGGCGACCCGGCCTCGATCCGCTTCTGCGAGGACGCCGGCCTCGATTACGTCTCCTGCTCGCCTTTCCGTGTGCCGATCGCCCGGCTTGCCGCGGCCCAGGCGGCGATAAACGGCAAGGGCTAA
- a CDS encoding RtcB family protein: MGNHSSGDVVPEDDDGARKAAVTHYFTAGSWIEGAAVQQLEEIAGLPGMISVAGFPDLHPGKYGPVGMVALSQRLYPQLIGSDIGCGMSFFELSLPLRKFGVEKAAEQLRGLEQIDLGDMTARLAEYDLSPDMRSHTLGTIGGGNHFCELQAVDEMFESEAEGVADRQKLYLLVHSGSRSLGAELFGQTLGGDEHLRDGLVAGSDATVEWLARSGE; the protein is encoded by the coding sequence ATGGGCAATCATTCTTCCGGGGACGTCGTCCCAGAAGACGATGATGGTGCGCGCAAGGCGGCCGTCACGCATTACTTCACTGCCGGCAGCTGGATCGAAGGCGCGGCAGTTCAACAACTGGAGGAGATCGCTGGTCTCCCCGGTATGATCTCTGTTGCCGGCTTTCCGGATCTGCATCCGGGCAAGTATGGCCCCGTCGGCATGGTCGCGCTCTCGCAGCGGCTCTACCCGCAACTGATCGGCAGCGACATCGGCTGTGGCATGTCGTTCTTCGAACTCTCGTTGCCGCTGCGCAAGTTCGGGGTGGAGAAGGCGGCCGAGCAATTGCGCGGGTTGGAACAGATCGATCTCGGCGATATGACGGCCCGCCTTGCGGAGTACGATCTTTCGCCCGACATGCGCTCGCATACTCTCGGCACGATCGGTGGCGGCAATCATTTCTGCGAGCTGCAGGCCGTGGACGAAATGTTCGAGAGCGAGGCGGAGGGCGTCGCCGACAGGCAGAAGCTCTACCTGCTGGTACATTCCGGCTCGCGTTCGCTCGGCGCAGAGCTTTTCGGTCAGACGCTCGGCGGAGATGAACATCTGCGAGACGGCTTGGTTGCCGGCTCGGATGCAACCGTCGAATGGCTCGCCAGGAGCGGTGAATGA
- the prfH gene encoding peptide chain release factor H — translation MNEVTLFLTSGNGPVECRVAVAALIDILRKEAKANGCGFDLVLGGQPDAFGPKSAIVTMAGNRSEEVAKAHCGTIRFVFKSPVRRGHQRQNWFVGVRQVDLSGSGVVPTIAPGDLRFETLRAGGPGGQHQNTTDSAVRATHIPTGHTVVCREERSQHRNKATAIRRLQAILDLIAAGHEQQEKAALFMASKELERGNAAKTFRL, via the coding sequence GTGAATGAGGTAACGCTCTTTCTGACCTCCGGCAACGGCCCGGTGGAATGCCGCGTCGCCGTTGCCGCGCTGATCGACATTTTGCGCAAGGAGGCCAAGGCCAACGGTTGCGGCTTTGACCTGGTCCTTGGCGGGCAACCGGACGCGTTCGGTCCAAAATCCGCGATCGTCACGATGGCGGGCAATCGATCCGAAGAGGTGGCAAAAGCCCATTGCGGGACGATCCGGTTTGTCTTCAAGAGCCCGGTCAGACGGGGGCATCAGCGGCAAAACTGGTTTGTTGGTGTCCGGCAAGTGGACCTTTCCGGTTCAGGCGTCGTTCCGACGATTGCACCGGGGGACTTACGCTTCGAAACCCTCAGGGCCGGCGGTCCCGGTGGCCAACACCAGAACACAACCGACAGCGCGGTGCGGGCGACCCATATACCCACGGGCCACACGGTGGTCTGCCGGGAAGAGCGGTCGCAGCACCGCAACAAGGCAACTGCAATCCGCAGGCTTCAGGCCATCCTGGACCTCATTGCCGCCGGGCACGAGCAGCAGGAAAAGGCAGCCCTGTTCATGGCGAGCAAGGAGCTGGAGCGAGGGAACGCGGCAAAGACCTTCCGTCTTTAG